Proteins co-encoded in one Gemmatimonadota bacterium genomic window:
- a CDS encoding sodium-dependent transporter, with product MSAGGVGGGVGGGLSGAGSGSGGASGARSPSSVFTTRWGMLLAMMGMAVGTGNVWRFPRIAATQGGGSFLVAWIVFLLLWSVPLLILEFGLGKGTRSGPIGAFVKTLGPKFGWMGAWIAWTATAIMFYYSVVMGWTLRFLAAAVFGEVPSDPPGALWETYAGSPAALVTHAIAMGIGVFVVSKGVRGIEKAARILIPSLLILLVVLAIRAITLPGASAGLAFLFTPDWSRLATPDIWLQALTQNAWDTGAGWGLVLCYAIYMRSREDTALNAFVIGFGNNAVSLLAGIMVLCTVFSAMPGAADEIVGAGNTGLTFIWVPQLFATIPFGRFFLALFFLALVFAAWTSLIAMIELASRVLVDLGIERRRAIAIVGIAGVLLGIPSALSNGFFGNQDFVWGVGLMLSGFFFAVAVLRYGVTEWRAKFINTENSDVHIGAWWDWAIRLVAVQAIVLIVWWLWQVRGADFAGNWNPFAVENIGTVLVQWGIVLVVLIAFNGALARRTRV from the coding sequence GTGAGCGCCGGGGGAGTGGGCGGAGGGGTCGGAGGCGGCCTCAGCGGGGCGGGGTCGGGATCCGGTGGCGCGTCGGGTGCGCGATCCCCCTCGTCCGTCTTCACGACCCGGTGGGGAATGCTTCTCGCCATGATGGGGATGGCGGTCGGAACGGGGAATGTCTGGCGTTTCCCCCGCATCGCGGCAACCCAGGGCGGGGGATCGTTCCTCGTGGCGTGGATCGTCTTCCTCCTCCTCTGGTCCGTTCCCCTCCTCATTCTCGAGTTCGGCCTTGGGAAGGGGACCCGTTCGGGCCCGATCGGGGCCTTCGTGAAGACGCTCGGTCCGAAGTTCGGATGGATGGGCGCGTGGATTGCCTGGACCGCGACCGCGATCATGTTCTACTACTCGGTCGTGATGGGATGGACGCTCCGATTTCTCGCAGCTGCGGTGTTCGGCGAGGTTCCCTCCGACCCCCCCGGCGCGCTCTGGGAGACGTACGCGGGGAGTCCCGCAGCGCTCGTCACACACGCGATCGCGATGGGGATCGGTGTCTTCGTCGTCTCGAAAGGGGTTCGCGGGATCGAGAAGGCCGCGCGCATCCTGATCCCCTCTCTCCTGATCCTCCTGGTCGTCCTTGCCATCCGAGCGATCACCCTTCCAGGGGCGTCCGCGGGGCTGGCCTTCCTCTTCACGCCCGACTGGTCCCGCCTGGCGACACCCGATATCTGGCTCCAGGCGCTCACGCAGAATGCCTGGGACACGGGCGCCGGATGGGGACTCGTCCTCTGTTACGCGATTTACATGCGGAGCCGCGAGGACACGGCGCTGAACGCCTTCGTCATCGGATTCGGGAACAACGCGGTCTCGCTCCTCGCGGGGATCATGGTCCTCTGCACCGTCTTCTCCGCGATGCCGGGTGCCGCCGACGAGATCGTGGGGGCGGGGAACACCGGGCTCACCTTCATCTGGGTCCCGCAGCTCTTCGCGACGATTCCTTTCGGGCGATTTTTCCTCGCCCTCTTTTTCCTCGCCCTCGTTTTCGCAGCCTGGACCTCGCTCATCGCGATGATCGAGTTGGCCTCCCGTGTTCTCGTAGATCTCGGGATCGAGCGGCGGAGAGCGATCGCGATCGTGGGGATTGCGGGCGTCCTCCTCGGGATTCCTTCCGCTCTCTCGAATGGATTCTTCGGAAACCAGGACTTCGTGTGGGGCGTGGGCCTCATGCTTTCCGGATTCTTCTTCGCCGTCGCCGTACTTCGTTACGGCGTGACCGAGTGGCGCGCGAAGTTCATCAACACGGAGAACTCCGACGTCCACATCGGAGCCTGGTGGGATTGGGCTATCCGGCTCGTGGCCGTGCAGGCGATCGTGCTCATCGTCTGGTGGCTCTGGCAGGTGCGCGGTGCGGACTTCGCCGGCAACTGGAATCCCTTCGCCGTCGAAAACATCGGAACCGTTCTCGTGCAGTGGGGGATCGTCCTCGTGGTCCTGATCGCCTTCAACGGAGCACTGGCAAGGCGGACGCGGGTGTGA
- a CDS encoding glycine--tRNA ligase yields the protein MADLDVMEKLVSLAKRRGFVFQSSEIYGGTGSVWDYGPLGIELKRNVKEAWWSRMVLQREDVEGLDAAILMHPRVWEASGHVEGFTDPLVECKVCKKRFREDQLESSECGNKPSVGPGKDAQCQLSEARLFNLMFKTFMGPVESDSSVVYLRPETAQGSYVNFLNVQTAARQKVPFGIAQIGKAFRNEITPGNFIFRTREFEQAEMQFFVEPGTDEEWFEKWLVERQDWHKSLGVKPENLRLHEHGPDELAHYAKKAVDIQYQFPFGWKELEGVHNRTDFDLGRHEQYSGKRLEYIDSGEGKRFVPYVVETAVGVDRTVLMLLCDAYREDEVEGETRVVLGFSPRMAPVKAAVFPLVKKDGLPEIAHGIVKELRAAAIPAFYDESGSIGRRYRRQDEAGTPWCVTVDGQTSADGSVTIRDRDSLEQVRVDGSKVREWITERLSG from the coding sequence CGCCAAGCGCCGCGGGTTCGTCTTCCAATCTTCTGAAATCTATGGCGGAACGGGCTCCGTGTGGGACTACGGCCCGCTCGGGATCGAGCTCAAGCGCAACGTGAAAGAGGCCTGGTGGAGCCGAATGGTCCTCCAGCGCGAGGACGTCGAAGGCCTCGACGCCGCGATCCTCATGCACCCCAGGGTCTGGGAGGCCTCCGGCCATGTCGAAGGGTTTACCGACCCTCTCGTGGAGTGCAAGGTCTGCAAGAAACGGTTTCGCGAGGACCAGCTGGAGTCGAGTGAGTGTGGGAACAAGCCTTCGGTCGGCCCGGGGAAAGACGCACAGTGCCAGCTCAGCGAGGCGCGCCTCTTCAACCTGATGTTCAAGACCTTCATGGGACCGGTGGAGTCGGATTCCTCCGTGGTTTATCTCCGGCCCGAGACGGCGCAGGGCTCCTACGTGAACTTCCTGAATGTCCAGACGGCGGCGCGCCAGAAGGTCCCCTTCGGGATCGCGCAAATTGGAAAGGCGTTTCGGAACGAGATCACTCCGGGGAACTTCATCTTCCGGACGCGCGAGTTCGAGCAGGCGGAAATGCAGTTCTTCGTCGAGCCCGGCACTGACGAGGAGTGGTTCGAGAAGTGGCTCGTGGAGCGGCAGGACTGGCACAAGTCCCTCGGCGTGAAGCCGGAGAATCTGCGCCTGCATGAACACGGCCCCGACGAGCTCGCACACTACGCGAAAAAAGCGGTGGACATCCAGTATCAGTTTCCCTTCGGTTGGAAGGAGCTGGAAGGGGTGCACAACCGCACCGACTTCGACCTGGGCCGCCACGAGCAGTATTCGGGGAAGCGATTGGAATACATCGATTCGGGTGAGGGAAAGCGATTCGTTCCCTACGTCGTCGAAACCGCAGTGGGGGTGGATCGGACGGTCCTCATGCTCCTCTGCGACGCGTACCGCGAGGATGAGGTGGAAGGGGAGACGCGCGTCGTACTCGGATTCTCCCCTCGCATGGCCCCGGTGAAAGCGGCCGTCTTTCCCCTAGTGAAAAAGGACGGGCTCCCCGAAATCGCGCATGGAATCGTGAAGGAGCTCCGCGCCGCGGCGATCCCCGCCTTCTACGACGAGTCGGGTTCTATCGGGCGCCGCTACCGCCGCCAGGACGAGGCGGGGACCCCCTGGTGCGTGACCGTGGACGGACAAACGAGCGCGGATGGGTCGGTTACGATTCGCGACCGGGATTCGCTCGAGCAGGTGCGCGTGGATGGCTCGAAGGTCCGCGAGTGGATCACGGAGAGGCTGAGCGGGTGA